In Cupriavidus basilensis, one genomic interval encodes:
- a CDS encoding DUF3318 domain-containing protein produces MSTPHTPGEPADNAAGTASTAKAPRSHQRPVRFSREVRLPLAIRKELLITRAALERYDCAQALHHVRGSATRLGRFSTWLPRMTRPASWLKLLGLAKDYPLLSSAVSLALPLLRKTPVLRWGWKLSKFGALAAAGYWAYETFQKSPAQDARKAPSDTVDTGFRDPLVR; encoded by the coding sequence ATGAGCACACCACACACCCCAGGCGAGCCGGCCGACAACGCGGCCGGCACCGCATCCACCGCCAAAGCGCCTCGCTCGCACCAGCGTCCAGTACGTTTCTCACGGGAAGTGCGCCTGCCCCTTGCCATTCGCAAGGAGCTGCTGATCACGCGCGCCGCGCTTGAGCGCTACGACTGCGCCCAGGCGCTCCATCACGTCCGTGGCAGCGCGACCCGCCTCGGCCGCTTCAGCACCTGGCTGCCGCGCATGACCCGGCCCGCCTCCTGGCTCAAGCTGCTTGGACTCGCCAAGGACTACCCGCTGCTCAGCTCAGCCGTGTCCCTGGCGCTGCCGCTGCTGCGCAAGACCCCGGTACTGCGCTGGGGATGGAAGCTGTCCAAGTTCGGCGCGCTGGCCGCAGCCGGCTACTGGGCCTATGAGACTTTTCAGAAAAGCCCCGCCCAGGATGCCCGCAAGGCGCCGTCCGACACCGTCGACACAGGGTTCCGCGACCCGCTGGTGCGTTAG
- a CDS encoding peroxiredoxin, which translates to MTLRLGDIAPDFEQDSSEGPIRFHEWLGDSWGVLFSHPADFTPVCTTELGLTAKLKGDFAKRNVKVIALSVDPVESHREWIKDINETQGTTVNFPIIADGERKVSELYDMIHPNANATLTVRSLFVIDPEKKVRLTITYPASTGRNFNEILRVIDSLQLTDSHSVATPGNWQDGEDVVIVPSLKDEDVIKQKFPKGYKAVRPYLRLTPQPNK; encoded by the coding sequence ATGACTCTACGTCTCGGTGACATCGCACCGGATTTCGAACAGGATTCCAGTGAAGGCCCGATTCGCTTTCATGAATGGCTGGGCGACAGTTGGGGCGTGCTTTTCTCGCACCCGGCCGATTTCACACCGGTCTGCACGACCGAACTCGGCCTGACGGCGAAGCTGAAGGGTGATTTTGCCAAGCGCAATGTCAAGGTCATCGCACTGTCGGTCGACCCTGTCGAGTCCCATCGAGAGTGGATCAAGGATATCAACGAGACCCAGGGTACCACGGTCAATTTCCCCATCATCGCCGATGGCGAGCGCAAGGTTTCCGAGCTGTACGACATGATTCACCCCAATGCGAACGCGACCTTGACGGTGCGCTCGCTGTTTGTGATCGACCCGGAAAAGAAGGTGCGGCTGACCATCACCTACCCGGCCAGCACCGGGCGCAACTTCAATGAGATCCTGCGGGTGATCGATTCGCTGCAGCTCACTGACAGCCATAGCGTTGCCACGCCGGGCAACTGGCAGGACGGCGAGGATGTGGTGATTGTGCCCTCGCTGAAGGACGAGGACGTGATAAAGCAGAAATTTCCGAAGGGATACAAGGCCGTGCGGCCTTACCTGCGGCTGACGCCGCAACCCAACAAGTAA
- a CDS encoding alpha/beta fold hydrolase, with protein sequence MNENLNPDTTQPHPQTHANGISTIAQGTGPVAVVMLHGIGGGKAAWPAQFAALVQAGYRAVAWDMPGYGDSAMIDPCDFAGLAQALQPVLQAERDAGRRVVLLGHSMGGMVAQEAYAAMPGLIDAMVLSGTSPAFGKADGQWQRDFVAARTAPLDAGKTMAQMASGLVRAMVAPQAEPRAVAFATSVMAAVPPETYRAALQALVRFDRREVLARITVPVLVLAGEHDANAAPAVMERMAQKIAGAEYLCLPAVGHLACMERPADFNAAVLGFLGRHFPLH encoded by the coding sequence ATGAACGAGAACCTGAATCCTGACACTACCCAGCCCCATCCCCAGACCCATGCCAATGGCATCTCCACCATCGCGCAGGGCACCGGTCCCGTGGCTGTCGTGATGCTGCATGGCATCGGCGGCGGCAAGGCCGCGTGGCCGGCGCAGTTCGCTGCGCTGGTGCAAGCGGGCTATCGCGCGGTGGCCTGGGACATGCCTGGCTACGGCGACAGCGCCATGATCGATCCCTGTGATTTCGCCGGGCTGGCGCAAGCCTTGCAGCCGGTGCTGCAGGCCGAGCGCGATGCGGGCCGGCGCGTGGTGCTGCTAGGCCATAGCATGGGCGGCATGGTCGCGCAGGAAGCTTATGCAGCCATGCCAGGGCTGATCGACGCCATGGTGCTGTCCGGCACGTCGCCCGCATTCGGCAAGGCCGATGGCCAGTGGCAACGCGACTTCGTGGCCGCGCGCACGGCGCCGCTCGATGCCGGCAAGACCATGGCGCAGATGGCCAGCGGGCTGGTGCGCGCCATGGTCGCACCGCAGGCCGAGCCGCGCGCGGTGGCGTTCGCCACCAGCGTGATGGCGGCCGTGCCGCCCGAGACCTATCGCGCCGCTTTGCAGGCGCTGGTGCGCTTTGACCGGCGCGAAGTGCTGGCGCGCATCACCGTGCCGGTGCTGGTGCTGGCCGGCGAGCACGACGCTAACGCCGCGCCCGCCGTGATGGAACGCATGGCGCAGAAGATCGCTGGCGCCGAGTACCTGTGCCTGCCCGCGGTGGGCCACCTGGCTTGCATGGAGCGCCCGGCGGATTTCAATGCCGCCGTGCTCGGCTTCCTGGGGCGGCATTTCCCGCTGCACTGA
- the kynU gene encoding kynureninase, protein MTALTREQCLALDQEDPLRHLRDQFALPQGVIYLDGNSLGARPRSAAARAAQVVSEEWGTGLIRSWNTAGWFELPQRLGNMLAPLVGAGEDEVVVTDTTSSNLFKVLAAALRVQQTRDPKRKVIVSEASNFPTDLYIAQGLADLLQQGYSLRLVNAPEEIDAAVDADTAVLMLTHVNYKTGEMLDMASVTEMAHARGALTVWDLAHSAGAVPVALKASGADYAVGCTYKYLNGGPGSPAFLWVAPSLRDAFWQPLSGWWGHAAPFAMEPGYRPREGVARFLCGTQPIASLAMVECGLEIYAQTDMAALRAKSLMLTDLFIALVETRCAAHPLELVTPRAHARRGSHVSFAHPDGFALVQALIERGVIGDYREPRIARFGFTPLYTSFTEVWDAVEILRDVLDSGTYKAERHQTRGLVT, encoded by the coding sequence ATGACCGCACTGACTCGCGAGCAATGCCTCGCCCTCGACCAAGAAGATCCGCTGCGCCACCTGCGCGACCAGTTCGCGCTCCCGCAAGGCGTGATCTACCTCGATGGCAACTCGCTGGGCGCGCGCCCGCGCAGCGCCGCGGCACGCGCCGCCCAAGTGGTGAGCGAGGAATGGGGCACGGGCCTGATCCGCAGCTGGAACACGGCCGGCTGGTTCGAACTGCCCCAGCGCCTGGGCAATATGCTGGCACCGCTGGTCGGCGCCGGCGAGGACGAAGTCGTGGTGACCGACACCACCTCCTCCAACCTGTTCAAGGTGCTGGCAGCCGCGCTGCGCGTGCAGCAGACCCGCGACCCGAAGCGCAAGGTGATCGTATCGGAAGCCAGCAACTTCCCCACCGACCTCTACATCGCACAGGGGCTGGCCGACCTGCTGCAGCAAGGCTATTCGCTGCGCCTGGTGAATGCGCCCGAGGAGATCGATGCGGCGGTGGACGCCGACACCGCCGTGCTGATGCTGACCCATGTCAACTACAAGACCGGCGAAATGCTCGACATGGCCAGCGTGACCGAGATGGCGCATGCCCGCGGCGCGCTCACGGTGTGGGACCTGGCCCACTCGGCCGGCGCGGTGCCCGTGGCGCTCAAGGCATCGGGTGCGGACTACGCGGTCGGCTGCACTTACAAGTACCTCAACGGCGGCCCCGGCTCGCCCGCCTTCCTGTGGGTCGCGCCCTCGCTGCGCGATGCCTTCTGGCAACCGCTGTCCGGCTGGTGGGGCCACGCAGCGCCGTTCGCGATGGAACCCGGCTACCGCCCGCGCGAAGGCGTAGCGCGCTTCCTGTGCGGCACCCAGCCCATTGCCTCGCTGGCCATGGTCGAATGCGGGCTCGAAATCTACGCCCAGACCGACATGGCAGCGCTACGCGCCAAGTCGCTGATGCTGACCGACCTCTTCATCGCACTGGTGGAAACACGCTGCGCCGCGCACCCGCTCGAACTGGTGACCCCGCGCGCCCATGCGCGCCGCGGCAGCCATGTGAGCTTTGCCCATCCGGACGGCTTTGCCCTGGTGCAAGCCCTGATCGAGCGCGGCGTGATCGGCGACTACCGCGAGCCGCGCATCGCGCGCTTTGGCTTCACGCCGCTATACACCAGCTTCACCGAAGTCTGGGATGCGGTGGAAATCCTGCGCGACGTGCTCGACAGCGGCACCTACAAGGCCGAGCGTCACCAGACGCGCGGCCTGGTGACCTGA
- a CDS encoding flavin reductase family protein, producing MGMPEATPSIIGKAASPDFDTLHFRRTLSQFATGVTVITTRAGPGSPPGAPFVGITASSFNSVSLDPPLVLWSMATRANSLPMFRDGSHYIINVLSASQLDLCQRFATLKGDRFAGVDYRLSENGLPILANALAWFECHNRSRYDEGDHVIFVGEVERCGVHDNAGNPLVFHDGRFATTDPLTD from the coding sequence ATGGGCATGCCTGAGGCCACGCCAAGCATCATCGGCAAGGCCGCTTCTCCCGATTTCGATACGCTGCACTTCCGGCGCACGCTGTCCCAGTTCGCCACCGGCGTGACGGTGATCACCACCCGCGCGGGCCCCGGCTCGCCGCCGGGCGCGCCGTTCGTGGGCATTACCGCCAGCTCGTTCAACTCGGTCTCGCTCGATCCGCCGCTGGTGCTGTGGAGCATGGCCACGCGCGCCAACAGCCTGCCGATGTTCCGCGACGGCTCGCACTACATCATCAATGTGCTGTCGGCCTCGCAACTGGACCTGTGCCAGCGCTTCGCCACGCTCAAGGGCGACCGCTTCGCGGGTGTCGACTACCGCCTGTCCGAGAACGGCTTGCCGATCCTGGCCAACGCGCTGGCCTGGTTCGAATGCCACAACCGCAGCCGCTACGACGAAGGCGACCACGTCATCTTCGTGGGCGAGGTGGAGCGCTGTGGCGTGCACGACAACGCGGGCAACCCGCTGGTGTTCCACGATGGCCGCTTTGCCACCACCGATCCGCTGACGGACTGA
- a CDS encoding peptidase M29 has product MLIEQIEHRWLAAFRRTLELCALSAQEVVGIVTESQSRRVNVELAELAVQALGATPVRIRVPSPALAAPAPVRSTGASDALQQLAPVVAALQRCHLVIDCTVEGLLHAPELPLILKGADGIVPRLLMVSNEHPEILERCLPDPALESSVRAAMKRLRGAGEMRVHSAAGTELRVGLASARVGGVWGYCNKPGQVAHWPGGLCLAFPAGGQVNGTLVLAPGDVNLTFKTYLRDTIVCHIEDDYMVGIEGQGMDADMMRGYYAAWADREGTRDAYAVSHVGWGLNPQARWDAMTFYDKRDCNGTELRAFAGNFLYSTGANEVAGRHTLGHFDLPLRNCTITLDGVGEVNEGRLAGPATPEAAHANNKASA; this is encoded by the coding sequence ATGCTCATCGAGCAAATCGAACACCGCTGGCTGGCGGCTTTTCGGCGCACCCTTGAACTGTGCGCCCTGTCCGCCCAGGAAGTGGTTGGGATTGTAACGGAGTCCCAATCCCGACGCGTCAATGTGGAGTTGGCGGAACTGGCGGTGCAAGCGCTGGGCGCCACGCCCGTGCGCATCCGGGTGCCGTCCCCGGCGCTTGCCGCGCCCGCGCCCGTGCGTTCCACCGGCGCCAGCGATGCCTTGCAGCAACTCGCCCCGGTGGTGGCCGCCTTGCAGCGCTGCCACCTGGTGATCGATTGCACCGTGGAGGGCCTGCTGCATGCGCCCGAACTCCCGCTGATCCTCAAAGGCGCCGATGGCATCGTGCCGCGCCTGCTGATGGTCAGCAACGAACATCCCGAGATCCTGGAGCGCTGCCTGCCCGATCCAGCGCTGGAGAGCAGCGTGCGAGCGGCCATGAAACGGTTGCGTGGCGCAGGCGAGATGCGCGTGCATTCGGCTGCCGGCACCGAGCTGCGCGTCGGGCTCGCAAGCGCGCGCGTAGGCGGCGTCTGGGGCTACTGCAACAAGCCGGGCCAGGTCGCGCACTGGCCGGGCGGCCTGTGCCTGGCCTTTCCCGCCGGCGGGCAGGTCAACGGCACGCTGGTGCTCGCCCCGGGCGACGTCAACCTGACCTTCAAGACCTACCTGCGCGACACCATCGTCTGCCATATCGAGGATGACTACATGGTCGGCATCGAAGGGCAGGGCATGGACGCCGACATGATGCGCGGCTACTACGCGGCGTGGGCCGACCGCGAAGGCACGCGCGACGCCTACGCGGTTTCGCACGTGGGCTGGGGCTTGAACCCGCAGGCCCGCTGGGATGCGATGACGTTCTACGACAAGCGCGACTGCAACGGCACGGAGCTGCGCGCCTTTGCCGGCAACTTTCTCTACTCCACCGGCGCCAACGAGGTCGCCGGCCGCCATACGCTGGGCCACTTCGACCTGCCGCTGCGCAACTGCACGATCACGCTCGACGGCGTGGGCGAGGTGAACGAAGGCCGGCTCGCCGGTCCGGCCACGCCCGAAGCGGCCCATGCAAACAACAAGGCAAGCGCATGA
- a CDS encoding DUF883 family protein codes for MSDVKTVLSDAEELLKQAASTTGEKAAELRERGMGLLKQAKEKAQDLQDAVVTKSKAAARATDDYVHDHPWRAVGVAAGVGLLIGLLLNRK; via the coding sequence ATGAGCGATGTCAAGACCGTTTTGTCCGATGCCGAAGAACTGCTTAAGCAAGCGGCCTCGACCACAGGCGAGAAAGCTGCCGAACTGCGTGAGCGCGGCATGGGCCTGCTGAAACAAGCCAAAGAAAAGGCCCAAGACCTTCAGGACGCCGTGGTCACCAAGAGCAAGGCGGCTGCACGTGCCACCGATGACTACGTCCATGACCATCCGTGGCGCGCAGTCGGCGTTGCCGCCGGCGTCGGCCTGCTGATCGGCCTATTGCTGAACCGCAAGTAA
- a CDS encoding phage holin family protein yields the protein MSDPTSSPKFMDALRSLAGSLVAMVQTRLELASVELAEERSRLMKMALLACFGLVFFGLAMVTLTVLIAIVFWDTYRWQALGVLVALYLAACAICLAVARHLVRNAPPLFEATLAEIDKDREILRR from the coding sequence ATGAGCGACCCCACCTCTTCCCCCAAGTTTATGGATGCCCTGCGCAGCCTGGCAGGATCACTGGTGGCAATGGTGCAGACTCGCCTTGAACTTGCCAGCGTCGAACTCGCGGAAGAACGCTCCCGGCTGATGAAGATGGCCTTGCTGGCCTGTTTCGGCCTGGTGTTCTTTGGCCTGGCCATGGTGACGCTGACCGTATTGATCGCCATCGTGTTCTGGGACACCTACCGCTGGCAGGCCCTGGGCGTGCTGGTTGCGCTATACCTGGCCGCCTGCGCAATCTGCCTCGCGGTTGCCCGCCATCTGGTGCGCAATGCCCCGCCCCTGTTCGAAGCGACGCTGGCCGAGATCGACAAAGACCGGGAGATCCTGCGCCGATGA
- a CDS encoding MarR family winged helix-turn-helix transcriptional regulator, which yields MKDSPKPAPAAPDAFVDGYLPYLLARASHLVSGEFHRQVEAAGLSVPEWRVLATLADRPDCTIGALADITLTKQPTLTKLIDRMAADGLVTRRNGALDRRHALVSITARGRGRARALLDQAAAHEQQVLDDFGVAQGNQLKDTLRRLIALHAPR from the coding sequence ATGAAGGATTCGCCCAAGCCGGCCCCGGCGGCCCCAGACGCTTTTGTAGACGGCTACCTGCCCTATCTGCTGGCGCGGGCCAGCCACCTTGTGTCGGGCGAGTTCCACCGGCAGGTCGAGGCAGCCGGGCTCTCCGTGCCCGAATGGCGCGTGCTGGCCACGCTGGCCGACCGGCCAGACTGCACCATCGGCGCACTGGCCGATATCACGCTCACCAAGCAGCCCACCCTGACCAAGCTGATCGATCGCATGGCCGCAGACGGCCTCGTCACGCGGCGCAACGGCGCCCTGGACCGCCGCCATGCGCTGGTATCGATCACCGCGCGCGGCCGCGGCCGCGCCCGCGCCCTGCTCGACCAGGCCGCCGCCCATGAGCAACAAGTGCTGGATGACTTTGGCGTCGCGCAGGGCAACCAGCTCAAGGACACCTTGCGCCGCCTGATCGCGCTGCACGCGCCGCGCTAA
- a CDS encoding Lrp/AsnC family transcriptional regulator, which translates to MNLDPIDLRILTCLQENGRISNQDLADRVALSPSACLRRVRLLEEDGVIGGYRAWFDAERLGLELEAIVQVSMRPETEGWHDTFNAAVQSWPEVVSAYIITGDSNYILTVQARNLKHYSDFIVNRLYRTPGVMDIRSNIVLQRIKTDGSPLAVVKGEPRP; encoded by the coding sequence ATGAACCTGGATCCCATAGATTTGCGCATCCTGACCTGCCTCCAGGAGAACGGGCGCATCAGCAACCAGGACCTGGCCGACCGCGTGGCGCTGTCGCCTTCGGCCTGCCTGCGGCGGGTGCGTTTGCTGGAGGAGGATGGCGTGATCGGCGGCTACCGGGCGTGGTTCGACGCCGAGCGGCTCGGCCTGGAACTGGAGGCGATCGTGCAGGTGTCGATGCGCCCCGAAACCGAGGGCTGGCACGATACCTTCAACGCGGCGGTGCAATCCTGGCCTGAGGTGGTGTCGGCCTACATCATCACCGGCGACAGCAATTACATCCTGACCGTGCAGGCGCGCAACCTCAAGCACTACTCGGATTTCATCGTGAACCGGCTCTACCGCACGCCGGGCGTGATGGATATCCGCTCGAACATCGTGCTGCAAAGGATCAAGACGGATGGCTCGCCGCTGGCGGTCGTCAAGGGCGAGCCGCGGCCCTGA
- the kynB gene encoding arylformamidase: MTNRPTPDTNDRPRQLWDISPALSPDTPVWPGDTPFQLERNWQIDAHCPVNVGRITLSPHTGAHADAPLHYAADGAPIGAVDLAPYLGPCRVIHCIGAAPLVEPRHIEHALAGVPPRVLLRTYQQAPLATWDPDFCAVAPETIALLAEHGVMLVGIDTPSLDPQESKTMAAHNMVRRHRLAILEGLVLDAVAEADYELIALPLRFAGLDASPVRAVLRSLA; encoded by the coding sequence ATGACGAACCGCCCCACCCCCGATACCAACGATAGGCCGCGCCAGCTCTGGGACATCAGCCCCGCGCTCTCGCCCGACACGCCGGTGTGGCCGGGCGACACGCCGTTCCAGCTCGAGCGCAACTGGCAGATCGACGCCCACTGCCCCGTCAATGTCGGGCGCATCACCTTGTCGCCCCACACCGGCGCCCATGCCGATGCGCCGCTGCACTACGCCGCCGACGGCGCGCCCATCGGGGCGGTGGACCTGGCGCCCTACCTCGGCCCGTGCCGGGTGATCCATTGCATTGGTGCGGCCCCGCTGGTCGAGCCTCGCCACATCGAACATGCGCTGGCAGGTGTACCGCCGCGTGTGCTGCTGCGCACTTACCAGCAAGCGCCGCTGGCGACGTGGGACCCGGACTTCTGCGCGGTCGCGCCGGAAACCATCGCGTTGCTCGCAGAGCACGGCGTGATGCTGGTCGGCATCGACACGCCCTCGCTGGACCCGCAGGAATCCAAGACCATGGCCGCGCACAACATGGTGCGCCGGCATCGCCTGGCCATCCTCGAAGGCCTGGTGCTCGATGCCGTGGCAGAGGCCGACTACGAACTGATTGCCCTGCCCCTGCGCTTTGCCGGACTCGATGCAAGCCCGGTGCGTGCCGTGCTGCGCAGCCTGGCCTGA
- a CDS encoding acyl-CoA dehydrogenase, producing MAANAEFHWADPLLLDDQLSADERMVRDAALAYCQDKLAPRVLQSFRNEKTDIEIFREMGELGLLGPTIPEEYGGPGLNYVAYGLIAREVERVDSGYRSMMSVQSSLVMVPIHEFGSEAQKQKYLPKLATGEWIGCFGLTEPNHGSDPGSMITRAKKVAGGYELSGAKMWITNSPIADVFVVWGKLVGDDGKEAIRGFILEKGWKGLSAPAIHGKVGLRTSITGEIVMDQVFVPEENLMPGVSGLKGPFTCLNSARYGIAWGALGAAEFCWHTARQYTLDRKQFGRPLAANQLVQKKLADMQTEITLGLQGCLRLGRMKDEGTAAVEITSIMKRNSCGKSLDIARVARDMLGGNGISDEFGVIRHVVNLEVVNTYEGTHDIHALILGRAQTGIQAFF from the coding sequence ATGGCTGCCAACGCCGAATTCCACTGGGCTGACCCGCTGTTGCTGGACGACCAGCTGAGCGCCGACGAGCGCATGGTGCGCGACGCCGCCCTGGCCTATTGCCAGGACAAGCTCGCCCCGCGCGTACTGCAATCGTTCCGCAATGAAAAGACCGACATCGAGATCTTCCGCGAGATGGGCGAGCTGGGCCTGCTCGGCCCCACCATTCCCGAGGAATACGGCGGCCCCGGCCTGAACTACGTGGCCTACGGCCTGATCGCGCGCGAAGTGGAGCGGGTGGATTCGGGCTATCGCTCGATGATGAGCGTGCAGTCGTCGCTGGTGATGGTGCCCATCCACGAATTCGGCAGCGAAGCACAAAAACAGAAATACCTGCCTAAGCTGGCGACCGGCGAGTGGATTGGCTGCTTCGGCCTGACCGAGCCAAACCACGGCTCCGACCCGGGCTCCATGATCACGCGCGCCAAGAAGGTGGCAGGCGGCTATGAGCTGTCCGGCGCCAAGATGTGGATCACCAACTCGCCCATCGCCGACGTCTTCGTCGTGTGGGGCAAGCTGGTCGGTGACGACGGCAAGGAAGCGATCCGCGGCTTTATCCTCGAAAAGGGCTGGAAGGGCCTGTCGGCACCGGCCATCCACGGCAAGGTCGGCCTGCGCACCTCGATCACCGGCGAAATCGTCATGGACCAGGTGTTCGTGCCGGAAGAAAACCTGATGCCGGGCGTGTCCGGCCTGAAGGGTCCCTTCACCTGCCTGAACTCTGCCCGCTACGGCATCGCCTGGGGCGCCCTGGGCGCCGCCGAGTTCTGCTGGCACACCGCGCGCCAGTACACGCTGGACCGCAAGCAGTTCGGCCGCCCGCTGGCCGCCAACCAGCTGGTGCAAAAGAAGCTGGCCGACATGCAGACCGAGATCACGCTGGGCCTGCAAGGCTGCCTGCGCCTGGGCCGCATGAAGGACGAAGGCACCGCTGCGGTGGAAATCACCTCGATCATGAAGCGCAATTCCTGCGGCAAGTCGCTGGACATCGCCCGCGTGGCGCGCGACATGCTCGGCGGCAACGGCATCTCGGACGAGTTCGGCGTGATCCGTCACGTGGTCAACCTCGAAGTGGTCAACACTTACGAAGGCACCCATGACATCCACGCGCTGATCCTGGGCCGCGCCCAGACCGGCATCCAGGCGTTCTTCTAA
- the kynA gene encoding tryptophan 2,3-dioxygenase, with protein sequence MSNHKGCPMSGAGATETSDASWHDAQMDFAKDMSYGDYLALDQILNAQHPLSPEHNEMLFIVQHQTSELWMKLALHELRAARECVRQDQLPPAFKMLTRVSRIMEQLVQAWSVLATMTPPEYSAMRPYLGMSSGFQSFQYREIEFILGNKNAAMLRPHAHQPQHLALVEEALRTPSLYDEAIRLMARRGFAIDAACIERDWTKPAGENASVEAAWLEVYRKPEAHWELYELGEKFVDLEDAFRQWRFRHVTTVERVIGFKRGTGGTEGVSYLRKMLDVVLFPELWKLRTDL encoded by the coding sequence ATGAGCAACCACAAGGGATGCCCGATGTCGGGCGCAGGCGCCACCGAAACCAGCGATGCCAGCTGGCACGACGCCCAGATGGATTTCGCCAAGGACATGAGCTACGGCGATTACCTGGCGCTGGACCAGATTCTCAACGCCCAGCATCCGCTCTCGCCCGAGCACAACGAGATGCTGTTCATCGTGCAGCACCAGACCAGCGAGCTGTGGATGAAGCTGGCGCTGCACGAACTGCGCGCCGCGCGCGAATGCGTGCGCCAGGACCAGTTGCCGCCTGCCTTCAAGATGCTCACGCGAGTCTCGCGCATCATGGAGCAACTGGTGCAGGCGTGGAGCGTGCTGGCGACGATGACGCCGCCGGAGTACTCGGCGATGCGCCCTTACCTCGGGATGTCGTCTGGTTTCCAATCGTTCCAGTACCGCGAGATCGAGTTCATCCTCGGCAACAAGAACGCAGCCATGCTGCGCCCGCATGCGCATCAGCCGCAACACCTGGCACTGGTGGAAGAAGCCCTGCGCACGCCGTCGCTGTATGACGAAGCGATCCGCCTGATGGCGCGGCGCGGCTTTGCCATCGATGCGGCCTGCATCGAGCGGGACTGGACCAAGCCAGCCGGCGAAAACGCCTCGGTGGAAGCGGCATGGCTGGAGGTCTATCGCAAGCCCGAGGCGCACTGGGAACTGTATGAACTCGGCGAGAAGTTCGTCGACCTGGAAGATGCGTTCCGGCAGTGGCGCTTCCGCCATGTCACCACCGTGGAACGCGTAATCGGCTTCAAGCGCGGCACCGGCGGCACCGAAGGCGTCAGCTACCTGCGCAAGATGCTCGACGTGGTGCTGTTCCCGGAGTTGTGGAAGCTGCGCACGGATCTGTAA
- a CDS encoding IclR family transcriptional regulator, with protein sequence MATESQATPAADAASATPRESDPNFVAALARGLELLRCFRTGESMLGNQDFVRRTGFPKATVSRLAGTLVQLGYLRYDDSLGKYALDAGVLALGYSYLSASNVVTLARPHMLAFAQAYGVSVSLGKRERMEVIYLESIRNDAGVMLGLGVGSRLSLVSSSMGRAYLAALPAAKRERVLAEFAQAYPEQWKTQEAAMRATVEQASTLGYAASFRDWHPAIHACAVAFRPVGEKELHMLSCSASYGSVEEAVFHDKLAPALRALAARLSDPAL encoded by the coding sequence TTGGCCACTGAATCGCAAGCCACGCCTGCGGCGGATGCCGCCAGCGCCACACCGCGCGAGAGCGATCCCAATTTTGTTGCCGCGCTGGCGCGCGGCCTTGAACTGCTGCGTTGCTTTCGCACTGGCGAGTCGATGCTGGGCAATCAGGATTTCGTGCGCCGCACGGGCTTTCCCAAAGCCACGGTGAGCCGGCTGGCCGGCACGCTGGTGCAACTGGGCTACCTGCGCTACGACGATAGCCTGGGCAAGTACGCACTCGATGCCGGCGTGCTGGCGCTAGGCTATTCCTACCTGTCCGCGTCCAATGTGGTGACGCTGGCACGCCCGCACATGCTGGCGTTCGCCCAGGCTTATGGGGTGTCGGTCTCGCTGGGCAAGCGCGAACGCATGGAGGTGATCTATCTTGAGTCGATCCGCAATGATGCGGGCGTGATGCTGGGACTGGGCGTGGGGTCGCGGCTCTCGCTGGTATCGAGCTCCATGGGCCGCGCTTACCTGGCGGCTTTGCCGGCAGCCAAGCGCGAACGGGTGCTGGCGGAGTTTGCCCAGGCCTATCCCGAACAGTGGAAAACCCAGGAGGCAGCCATGCGCGCCACGGTGGAGCAGGCGTCGACCCTGGGCTATGCGGCGTCGTTCCGCGATTGGCACCCGGCCATCCATGCATGCGCGGTGGCATTCCGTCCGGTGGGGGAGAAGGAGCTGCACATGCTGAGTTGCAGTGCGTCCTATGGCTCGGTCGAGGAAGCGGTGTTCCACGACAAGCTGGCGCCGGCCTTGCGCGCGCTGGCGGCGCGGCTGTCGGACCCGGCGCTCTGA